A genomic window from Anthocerotibacter panamensis C109 includes:
- the rplO gene encoding 50S ribosomal protein L15: MKLADAQPQKGARLVSKKRVGRGHAAGQGKTSGLGMRGQKSRSGGGVRPGFEGGQTPLYRRLPKLSYFSNPNRVANTEISVGKLAQLPAGTEVTHASLAALKIVSKHGALRVLGTGEITVPLNVTATHFTASARAKIEAAGGTCTES, encoded by the coding sequence GTGAAGTTAGCCGATGCACAGCCTCAAAAGGGAGCCCGTTTAGTCTCGAAGAAGCGGGTTGGCCGTGGGCATGCGGCGGGCCAGGGCAAGACCAGTGGTCTGGGGATGCGCGGACAAAAAAGTCGCTCCGGCGGCGGCGTGCGCCCCGGTTTTGAAGGGGGTCAGACCCCTCTTTACCGTCGCCTGCCCAAGCTCAGCTATTTCTCCAACCCCAACCGAGTCGCCAATACCGAGATCAGCGTGGGTAAATTAGCGCAACTGCCCGCCGGAACCGAAGTCACCCATGCGAGCCTCGCCGCCCTCAAGATCGTGAGCAAGCACGGAGCCCTGCGTGTCCTAGGCACCGGGGAGATCACCGTCCCGCTCAACGTGACCGCCACCCACTTTACTGCTAGCGCCCGCGCCAAAATTGAAGCCGCAGGCGGAACCTGTACCGAAAGCTGA
- a CDS encoding WG repeat-containing protein: MKALYRWSLSLGILGLTACDMPSQLVGGDQLFPLEQNGKWGYVNHRGQVLIRPQFDYAWKFDGDLAAVKIGSKYGYIDPNGAFVIEPRFDFVYPFSDGLAGVKVAEQYGYIDKTGRFVVQPRFDAVASFFSGRAGVKMGGRWGYIDKQGNLVIPLQFEEASYFAEERASVKLGGRWGYIDPQGKLVIPARYTETSFFANGLAKVRTGEKWSYINSSGQEVSGVDPAEDR; the protein is encoded by the coding sequence ATGAAGGCGCTATATCGATGGAGTCTGAGTTTGGGCATCTTAGGGCTGACTGCCTGTGATATGCCGTCGCAACTTGTGGGTGGAGACCAGCTTTTTCCTCTAGAGCAAAACGGCAAATGGGGCTATGTGAATCATCGGGGTCAGGTCTTGATCCGCCCACAATTCGACTATGCCTGGAAGTTTGATGGGGACTTGGCAGCGGTCAAAATAGGGAGCAAGTATGGCTACATTGATCCTAACGGAGCGTTTGTGATTGAGCCGCGCTTCGATTTTGTCTACCCATTCTCCGATGGACTGGCCGGAGTCAAGGTGGCAGAACAATACGGCTACATCGATAAGACCGGGCGGTTTGTGGTTCAGCCGCGCTTCGATGCGGTCGCTTCTTTTTTTTCGGGGCGCGCCGGGGTCAAAATGGGAGGGCGCTGGGGCTATATCGATAAGCAAGGAAATCTGGTCATCCCCTTACAGTTTGAGGAAGCTTCTTATTTTGCAGAAGAGCGGGCTTCAGTAAAGCTGGGTGGTCGTTGGGGCTACATTGACCCGCAAGGGAAGCTGGTCATCCCCGCTCGCTACACCGAAACCTCCTTCTTTGCCAATGGTCTTGCCAAAGTGCGTACGGGTGAAAAGTGGAGCTACATCAACTCCTCCGGGCAAGAAGTCTCTGGAGTGGATCCGGCAGAGGACCGCTGA
- a CDS encoding carbohydrate ABC transporter permease — MPKRSPAATALYYTLLAGVGLLLISPLFWLVSTAFKSPGENIFQYPPQLFPQQATWANFLLVWNNYPFARYLWNSTVVSVLAVVCNLFLCALAAYPLARLSFPGKRVIFWLVIGTLMIPFQITMIPLYILAVKLHLTNSYLGLVFPYLVSAFGVFLLRQAFMTVPKELEEAARLDGCGLLQTWWFVLVPAIRPALTTLAVFTFVGLWGDFLWPLIMVDNPDYFTLPLGVATLASAFSEDWRLIAAASVISILPILVFFALSQRFFLPTGSGEGLKG, encoded by the coding sequence ATGCCCAAGCGAAGTCCCGCCGCCACCGCCCTCTACTACACGCTCCTCGCGGGAGTAGGTTTGCTGCTAATTAGCCCCCTTTTCTGGCTTGTGAGTACTGCTTTTAAGTCCCCAGGCGAAAATATTTTCCAATATCCGCCGCAGTTGTTCCCCCAACAAGCAACCTGGGCTAATTTTTTGCTTGTTTGGAATAACTATCCCTTTGCTCGCTATCTCTGGAACAGCACCGTCGTCTCTGTCCTCGCGGTGGTCTGCAATCTCTTCTTATGCGCTTTGGCTGCCTATCCGTTGGCAAGGCTGTCCTTTCCGGGCAAAAGGGTGATTTTTTGGCTGGTCATCGGCACCTTAATGATCCCTTTTCAGATAACGATGATCCCGCTCTATATCTTGGCTGTGAAGCTACACTTGACCAATAGTTATCTGGGTTTGGTCTTCCCTTATCTGGTCTCAGCCTTCGGTGTGTTTTTATTGCGTCAGGCGTTCATGACGGTCCCCAAAGAGTTGGAGGAAGCAGCCCGACTCGATGGCTGCGGACTGCTGCAAACCTGGTGGTTCGTCCTTGTCCCCGCAATCCGTCCTGCGCTGACTACGCTGGCTGTGTTTACTTTTGTCGGGCTGTGGGGGGATTTCCTCTGGCCGCTCATTATGGTCGATAACCCAGACTACTTCACCTTGCCTCTTGGCGTGGCGACTTTGGCGAGTGCTTTCTCTGAAGATTGGCGCTTAATCGCAGCAGCATCGGTCATTTCGATTCTGCCGATCCTGGTCTTTTTTGCCTTGAGTCAGCGTTTCTTCTTGCCTACAGGGAGTGGGGAGGGGCTCAAAGGCTAA
- a CDS encoding pentapeptide repeat-containing protein, giving the protein MVNQPVSSAADLLHRYQLGERMFKGASLQSADLQGANLHQAILWGAILWGANLQRASLQEAVLQRADLHGADLKGANLRGAFLGAADLRKAILLEADLTGANLEGAVLKGAIMPDGTVHP; this is encoded by the coding sequence GTGGTCAACCAACCGGTAAGTAGTGCTGCTGACCTGCTCCATAGATATCAATTAGGGGAGCGAATGTTTAAGGGGGCTAGCCTGCAAAGTGCTGACCTGCAAGGAGCCAATCTACACCAGGCAATCCTCTGGGGGGCTATTTTGTGGGGGGCCAATTTACAGCGGGCCAGCCTTCAAGAAGCTGTCCTACAGCGAGCTGATCTCCATGGAGCCGACCTCAAGGGAGCCAACCTCCGCGGGGCCTTTCTAGGGGCTGCTGACCTGAGAAAAGCCATTCTCCTGGAAGCTGACTTGACCGGGGCTAACCTGGAGGGCGCGGTGCTGAAGGGTGCCATTATGCCTGATGGTACGGTCCATCCTTAA
- a CDS encoding polyamine ABC transporter substrate-binding protein: MKRRNLWPGLLVLSALVLGTPAQAQKKVLNLYIWSEYIDPQIISDFEKATGSKVVVTLYESNEDMVAKLQGGGVSQYDIVVPTDYIIPTMVKLNLLQPIQKNLIPNFKNLNPKFTNLSFDPGNLYTAPYQWGTVGLAYRKDKVKKAVRSWGLIFDAKQQQGPFTLIDDQRPMIGAAALYLGYDMNTTDKTQLQKVQQVLTESKKRSAGFIGGVGGKNQLLAGTAAVAVVYNGDALRAAKENANIAYLIPQEGANIWQDNLAIPAKAPHLELAHQFINFILNGKVGAQLSNFNQYATPNSSALKFIKPQDLNNPAIYPLPATMAKLYFNKAIKGSDMRLIDALWTNIKSQ; this comes from the coding sequence ATGAAGCGCCGTAACCTTTGGCCTGGATTGTTAGTCCTGAGTGCTCTGGTGCTTGGCACCCCAGCCCAAGCCCAAAAAAAAGTCCTCAACCTCTATATCTGGTCGGAATATATCGACCCACAAATCATCAGCGACTTCGAGAAGGCAACAGGTAGCAAAGTGGTGGTCACCCTCTACGAATCCAACGAGGATATGGTCGCCAAACTCCAGGGCGGAGGCGTGAGTCAGTACGACATCGTGGTACCCACAGACTACATTATTCCTACGATGGTCAAGCTCAACCTGCTGCAACCCATCCAAAAAAACCTCATCCCCAACTTCAAAAACCTCAATCCCAAATTCACCAACCTCTCTTTTGATCCCGGTAACCTCTACACTGCCCCCTATCAATGGGGTACCGTCGGGCTCGCCTACCGCAAGGACAAAGTAAAAAAAGCTGTACGCTCTTGGGGGCTGATCTTCGACGCCAAACAGCAGCAGGGACCCTTTACACTCATCGATGACCAACGCCCGATGATTGGAGCCGCTGCCCTCTATCTGGGCTATGACATGAACACCACCGACAAAACCCAACTCCAAAAAGTTCAGCAAGTCCTGACTGAGAGCAAGAAGCGCAGTGCGGGTTTCATTGGCGGGGTGGGGGGGAAAAACCAGCTTTTGGCTGGGACGGCGGCGGTTGCGGTAGTCTACAACGGCGATGCTCTGCGTGCGGCTAAAGAAAATGCCAATATCGCCTACCTCATCCCCCAAGAGGGAGCCAATATTTGGCAGGACAACCTGGCGATCCCCGCCAAAGCGCCCCATCTGGAGTTGGCCCATCAGTTTATTAACTTTATCCTCAATGGCAAAGTGGGCGCTCAGTTGAGCAACTTCAACCAGTACGCCACGCCCAATAGTTCGGCGTTGAAGTTTATCAAGCCCCAAGATCTAAACAATCCGGCTATCTATCCCCTGCCTGCCACGATGGCTAAGCTCTACTTCAACAAAGCCATCAAGGGCAGCGACATGCGCCTCATTGATGCGCTATGGACCAACATCAAGAGCCAGTAG
- a CDS encoding ArsR/SmtB family transcription factor, with product MGALSDEVLVEIAAYFRVLAEPMRLKILQVLMEGEQSVGEVIAETGGNQANISKHLHILWQAGILQRRTVGTSVRYMVVDPVVFEICQVVYDYLVRQMAVKSNLRASLLPMSK from the coding sequence ATGGGTGCCTTAAGTGATGAGGTGTTGGTTGAAATTGCAGCTTATTTCCGTGTCCTGGCTGAGCCCATGCGCTTAAAAATCCTTCAGGTCCTTATGGAAGGGGAGCAGAGTGTCGGTGAAGTGATCGCCGAGACGGGTGGAAATCAGGCCAATATTTCCAAGCATTTGCATATCCTGTGGCAGGCAGGGATTCTTCAGCGGCGCACAGTGGGGACCAGTGTGCGCTATATGGTCGTTGACCCGGTGGTGTTTGAGATCTGTCAGGTAGTCTATGACTATCTTGTGCGGCAAATGGCGGTCAAGTCCAACCTGCGGGCATCCCTACTCCCGATGTCCAAGTAG
- a CDS encoding CobW family GTP-binding protein, producing MALEHIDRGLPVTIITGFLGSGKTTLVNHILTNNQGIKTAVIVNEFGDIGIDSALIVSTDESMIELDNGCVCCTVRDDLIEATLRILERPNPVDYLIIETTGLADPGPIAMTFMSPQLRPLTRLDGIVGMVDALNYAPDLFTSETAVHQIAYADVILLNKTDEVTPERLEQLQQQIKDIQPEAAILATQNAVVDLRLILDVGVFKLEKYFQTEGADHSDHGHNHHDHDHHDHHHHEHDDTCAPDCGHDHTPHFEAEGFSSVSIELDEPLSVQKLERFLKDLPGGVFRAKGFLWVKESADKIVFHMVGQRMRLDYEKWKTPPKNQVVFIGQHLDKEAIRQGFLDCVSTKAKAKARGFGR from the coding sequence ATGGCGCTGGAGCACATAGACCGTGGTCTGCCTGTAACTATTATCACGGGCTTTTTGGGTAGCGGTAAAACTACCTTGGTCAACCATATTCTCACGAATAATCAGGGCATCAAAACTGCCGTAATCGTCAATGAATTTGGAGATATCGGTATTGACAGTGCCCTCATTGTCTCGACGGACGAGAGCATGATTGAGCTGGATAACGGCTGCGTCTGCTGCACGGTGCGCGATGACCTGATCGAAGCGACGCTCAGGATCTTGGAGCGTCCCAATCCGGTAGATTACCTGATTATCGAGACCACAGGTTTGGCAGACCCCGGACCGATAGCCATGACTTTTATGAGCCCGCAACTACGCCCCCTGACTCGCTTGGATGGCATTGTCGGCATGGTAGATGCCCTGAATTATGCTCCAGACCTCTTTACTTCAGAGACTGCTGTCCATCAGATTGCCTACGCTGACGTTATTCTGCTCAACAAAACGGATGAAGTGACGCCTGAGCGTCTGGAGCAACTCCAGCAACAAATCAAAGACATTCAGCCTGAAGCGGCTATCCTTGCGACCCAAAATGCGGTGGTGGACCTGCGCTTGATCCTGGATGTAGGCGTCTTCAAACTGGAGAAGTACTTCCAGACGGAAGGTGCAGACCATTCCGATCATGGGCACAACCATCATGATCATGACCATCATGATCACCATCACCATGAGCACGACGATACCTGCGCTCCTGACTGCGGCCACGACCACACGCCCCACTTTGAGGCAGAAGGCTTCTCTTCGGTCTCGATTGAGCTTGATGAACCACTCAGTGTCCAAAAATTAGAGCGTTTCTTGAAGGACCTTCCCGGAGGCGTCTTCCGGGCTAAGGGCTTTTTGTGGGTCAAAGAGAGTGCTGACAAGATCGTTTTTCACATGGTCGGGCAGCGGATGCGCCTCGACTACGAAAAATGGAAAACCCCACCTAAAAATCAGGTTGTCTTCATCGGTCAACATCTCGATAAAGAAGCCATTCGGCAAGGGTTTCTAGACTGTGTGAGCACAAAAGCCAAGGCTAAGGCTCGGGGTTTTGGTCGCTAG
- a CDS encoding primary-amine oxidase, with amino-acid sequence MIHDAKHPLDPLSAEELSAAVLLVRREKSLDAQFRFASVALHEPPKSVVRQFQPGDPIDREAFVILLDKTTGTTYQAVVSLTQKTLHSWKPIPGVQPRIMGEELVACEQVVKAHPEFQEALARRGITDLDLVMVDPWAGGHYGFEEEQGVRLARALCWLRDCPTGNAYARPLDGLVPVVDLNRMAVLRVEDHGLVSIPPHPGNYTGEFVKPRAPLKPLEIVQPEGSSFEVTGYAVRWQRWQLRVGFTPREGVVLHTLGYEDQGRVRPILYRASLAEMVVPYGDPRPQHFRKNAFDLGEHGVGMLTNSLKLGCDCLGEIYYFDAWVCDSHGEVVSIPQAICLHEEDHGILWKHTDWRRNHAEVRRSRRLVLSFVATVDNYDYGFYWYFYQDGTIQYEAKLTGILLTGTALDEEQPHYGTLVAPRVNALNHQHFFGMRLDMSVDGEHNSVYEVNTEAQPAGPDNPQGNAFFAQSTLLATESEAQRLINPLSARSWNIVNPCVLNSLGQPVAYKLIPGENVLPFAHPDSSILKRAGFLTKHLWVTPYEPEEHYPAGDYPNQHPGGEGLPRWTQANRPLENTDLVVWYNFGHHHLPRPEDWPVMPVAHIGFLLKPTGFFDRNPALDVPPSGKHCHS; translated from the coding sequence ATGATCCATGACGCTAAGCACCCCCTTGACCCTTTGAGTGCTGAAGAACTGAGCGCTGCTGTCTTATTAGTGCGCCGCGAGAAGTCGTTGGACGCACAGTTCCGCTTCGCCTCCGTCGCACTCCATGAGCCCCCGAAGTCCGTGGTACGGCAGTTTCAACCGGGCGACCCTATCGACCGGGAAGCTTTTGTGATCCTGTTGGATAAGACCACCGGCACGACCTACCAAGCGGTTGTTTCTCTGACCCAAAAGACCCTCCACTCCTGGAAACCTATCCCTGGCGTGCAGCCGCGCATCATGGGTGAGGAGTTGGTGGCATGTGAGCAAGTGGTCAAAGCGCACCCGGAATTTCAGGAAGCGCTCGCCCGCCGGGGCATCACCGACCTGGACCTCGTGATGGTGGACCCCTGGGCAGGCGGGCACTATGGTTTCGAGGAAGAACAGGGGGTACGGCTCGCCCGTGCCCTATGCTGGCTGCGTGATTGCCCGACCGGAAATGCCTACGCCCGCCCCCTCGACGGGCTCGTGCCCGTAGTGGACTTAAACCGAATGGCAGTGCTCAGGGTCGAGGATCATGGTCTGGTCTCGATTCCTCCGCATCCCGGAAACTATACGGGCGAGTTCGTCAAACCCCGTGCACCGCTCAAACCCCTGGAGATCGTGCAACCTGAAGGCAGCAGTTTTGAGGTCACGGGCTATGCTGTTCGCTGGCAGCGTTGGCAGTTGCGGGTAGGGTTTACGCCCCGCGAGGGGGTGGTCCTCCACACGCTGGGCTATGAGGACCAAGGGCGGGTGCGCCCGATTCTCTATCGCGCTTCGCTGGCGGAGATGGTCGTGCCCTATGGCGACCCGCGACCCCAGCATTTTCGCAAGAATGCCTTTGACCTAGGCGAGCATGGGGTGGGGATGCTCACGAATTCCCTCAAGCTGGGCTGCGATTGCCTGGGCGAGATTTACTACTTCGATGCTTGGGTCTGCGACAGCCACGGGGAAGTGGTCTCCATTCCCCAAGCCATCTGCTTACACGAAGAGGACCACGGCATTCTCTGGAAACATACCGATTGGCGCAGAAATCACGCCGAGGTCCGCCGCTCTCGCCGTTTGGTGCTCTCTTTTGTAGCGACCGTCGATAATTATGACTACGGCTTTTATTGGTATTTTTATCAGGATGGAACGATTCAGTACGAAGCCAAACTGACAGGAATCTTGCTCACGGGGACGGCGCTCGACGAGGAGCAACCCCATTACGGCACCCTCGTCGCCCCGCGGGTCAATGCCCTGAACCATCAGCATTTCTTTGGGATGCGGCTGGATATGAGTGTGGACGGGGAGCATAACTCGGTCTACGAGGTGAATACCGAGGCACAACCTGCCGGTCCTGATAATCCACAGGGCAATGCTTTTTTCGCTCAATCTACGCTGCTTGCCACCGAGTCCGAGGCACAGCGCCTTATCAACCCGCTCTCTGCTCGCTCCTGGAACATTGTCAACCCCTGTGTCCTGAATAGTCTGGGTCAACCGGTCGCCTACAAACTTATCCCTGGAGAGAATGTCCTCCCCTTTGCCCACCCCGACTCCAGTATCCTCAAACGGGCGGGTTTTCTGACCAAGCACCTCTGGGTCACGCCCTACGAACCCGAGGAGCACTATCCTGCCGGAGATTATCCCAACCAACATCCCGGCGGCGAAGGCTTGCCCCGTTGGACTCAGGCAAATCGTCCGCTTGAGAACACCGATCTGGTCGTCTGGTACAATTTCGGGCACCATCACCTGCCGCGTCCTGAGGATTGGCCGGTCATGCCTGTCGCACACATCGGTTTTCTACTCAAGCCTACGGGTTTCTTTGACCGCAATCCCGCCCTGGATGTGCCGCCTTCAGGTAAGCACTGCCATAGCTAA
- a CDS encoding DUF6624 domain-containing protein: MRNLVGKLVLIVWLALPVMAQNQPATTPTQPQVNPALRTELLQREVEDQAIRKQFVVAQNNEQRRAEIAQQIADSDLQNTARLKEIVQQYGWPGRSLVDSDGAKAAFTLVQHADQDLAFQKQCLALIEQAALHNEVPKVAAAYLTDRLRIKEGKHQIYGTQYTFDGSKLFPTTPIEDAATVDERRKEVGLAPLSEYERRLHEIYKLP; this comes from the coding sequence ATGAGGAATCTTGTCGGCAAGCTCGTCCTGATAGTCTGGCTTGCCCTCCCCGTCATGGCGCAAAATCAGCCAGCCACAACACCGACCCAACCCCAAGTCAATCCTGCTCTGCGCACAGAATTGCTCCAGCGCGAAGTAGAGGACCAAGCCATCCGCAAGCAATTCGTCGTCGCCCAAAATAACGAACAACGGCGGGCTGAAATAGCCCAACAGATCGCTGATTCCGATCTCCAGAATACGGCCCGCCTCAAGGAGATCGTGCAACAGTATGGCTGGCCGGGGCGGAGTTTGGTGGACAGCGATGGAGCCAAGGCTGCCTTCACCCTAGTGCAGCACGCCGACCAGGACTTAGCATTTCAAAAACAGTGCCTTGCCCTGATCGAGCAAGCCGCCCTGCACAACGAAGTCCCCAAGGTTGCTGCTGCCTACCTGACTGACCGCCTGCGCATCAAAGAGGGTAAGCATCAAATCTATGGGACGCAGTACACCTTTGATGGGAGCAAGCTCTTTCCTACCACGCCGATTGAGGACGCCGCCACAGTCGATGAGCGGCGCAAAGAGGTGGGGCTTGCGCCCCTGTCCGAGTACGAAAGGCGTCTACATGAAATCTACAAGCTCCCCTGA
- a CDS encoding MFS transporter has protein sequence MFVVVGMKASGQEMPWRTVLALMAGMLFLFANITAYFPVLPLFIQGQGHDTTAVGIAMAVFGAGVLCSRPLVGQMVDRWGTRPLLFLGGGLLLLVQPLYALANTLPLLYGVRLLHGLALACFATATHTAFTLAVPPVVRTRYLGYLSAANTVGFGLGPVAGLWAYRSGDYEFFLEAMEAVALCVLLTVFAGAAVKPTAVQSSPYPWSVILRFPVRDACLFTLVGSFLHGGITSYIALWSDQSGLFFVVYALTAVGIRLLLGNWGDRLPVRLTGGLAPLLMGLGCTGLFFKAAILLWAVVYGLGFGLLFPVFSAVVAGASSNQERGRVFSIFLGAFDLGITLGSGLLGYLLPFGTLGVLFFATGSLGILLGLYGWSVGLKGLSDIA, from the coding sequence GTGTTTGTGGTTGTGGGGATGAAGGCTTCTGGGCAAGAGATGCCCTGGCGGACTGTACTGGCCCTGATGGCGGGGATGTTGTTCCTTTTTGCCAATATCACCGCCTATTTCCCGGTCCTACCGCTCTTTATCCAAGGACAGGGGCACGATACAACGGCGGTGGGGATCGCTATGGCGGTGTTTGGGGCTGGGGTCTTGTGCTCTCGGCCTCTAGTCGGTCAGATGGTAGACCGTTGGGGCACCCGTCCGCTGTTGTTTTTAGGGGGCGGGCTACTCTTGCTGGTCCAACCGCTCTACGCCCTAGCGAATACCCTCCCTTTACTCTATGGGGTGCGCCTTCTTCATGGTCTGGCCTTAGCCTGTTTCGCAACCGCCACCCATACCGCCTTCACTCTGGCTGTCCCCCCTGTAGTCCGCACGCGCTACCTGGGCTATTTGAGCGCAGCGAACACCGTGGGGTTTGGGTTAGGTCCGGTAGCGGGGCTGTGGGCCTATCGCTCAGGGGATTATGAATTTTTTCTTGAGGCCATGGAAGCCGTGGCGCTGTGTGTCCTGCTCACTGTTTTTGCTGGTGCGGCGGTCAAGCCGACTGCGGTGCAGTCCTCCCCCTACCCCTGGTCGGTTATTCTGCGTTTCCCGGTGCGCGATGCCTGTCTCTTTACCTTGGTCGGAAGTTTTCTCCATGGTGGGATCACCAGCTATATTGCCCTGTGGAGCGATCAATCCGGGCTGTTTTTTGTAGTCTATGCGCTGACAGCAGTGGGGATTCGCCTACTGCTGGGCAACTGGGGGGACCGTCTGCCGGTGCGTTTGACCGGGGGATTAGCCCCACTCTTGATGGGTTTGGGTTGCACTGGTCTGTTCTTCAAAGCGGCGATTTTGCTGTGGGCAGTGGTCTATGGCTTAGGTTTTGGTCTGCTCTTCCCGGTCTTTTCGGCAGTCGTCGCGGGGGCTTCTAGCAATCAGGAGCGGGGGCGGGTTTTTAGTATTTTCCTCGGTGCTTTTGATCTAGGAATCACTTTGGGCAGTGGCCTGTTGGGTTATCTTTTGCCCTTCGGTACGCTGGGGGTGCTCTTTTTCGCGACGGGCTCGCTCGGCATTCTTTTGGGTCTCTACGGTTGGAGCGTGGGGCTAAAGGGGCTCAGTGACATAGCGTAG
- the glcD gene encoding glycolate oxidase subunit GlcD, which yields MVTQVTARHWRPLVQQFQAIVGEKGVVWTPEELIVFECDGLTAFRQRPAVAVLPRTTEQVAEVIQICNRAGVPFVARGSGTGLSGGALPVEDCVLIVTTWMRKILKIDLENQRVVVQPGVINSWVTQAVSGSGFYYAPDPSSQIICSIGGNIAENSGGVHCLKYGVTTNHVLGLKMVLPDGSIIEVGGAVPEMPGYDLTGLFVGSEGTLGIATEITLRILKAPQSIRVLLADFTTVEAAGKAVADIIGAGIIPAGMEIMDNLSINAVEDVVATNCYPRDAGAILLIEVDGLEVEVAALARLVEEICTQNAARSIKTATDPEQRLKLWKGRKAAFAAMGQLSPNYYVQDGVIPRTKLTYVLQEIERLGQKYGYRVANVFHAGDGNLHPLILYNGNIPGALEQVETLGGEILKLCVAVGGSISGEHGIGAEKRCYMPAMFTEADLDTMQWVRKVFDPKNLANPGKLFPSPRTCGEGARTQAQFKGTALF from the coding sequence ATGGTCACGCAGGTCACCGCGCGTCATTGGCGTCCCCTTGTCCAACAATTCCAGGCCATTGTCGGGGAAAAAGGGGTCGTCTGGACCCCGGAGGAATTGATTGTCTTCGAGTGCGACGGGCTCACCGCCTTTCGGCAACGCCCCGCTGTGGCCGTCCTCCCCCGCACTACCGAGCAAGTGGCTGAAGTGATCCAAATCTGCAACCGTGCGGGGGTTCCCTTTGTGGCGCGGGGATCGGGCACGGGGCTCTCTGGAGGGGCGCTCCCGGTGGAGGATTGTGTCCTTATTGTCACCACCTGGATGCGCAAAATACTCAAAATTGACCTAGAAAATCAGCGCGTCGTCGTCCAACCTGGCGTGATCAACAGTTGGGTGACCCAGGCTGTGAGCGGGAGCGGGTTTTATTATGCTCCAGACCCCTCCAGCCAGATCATCTGCTCGATAGGCGGCAATATCGCCGAAAATTCCGGGGGGGTGCACTGTCTTAAGTACGGCGTCACCACCAACCATGTCCTAGGCTTGAAAATGGTCCTCCCAGACGGCTCCATTATTGAGGTCGGCGGAGCAGTCCCGGAAATGCCCGGTTATGACCTGACGGGACTGTTTGTTGGTTCTGAGGGCACGTTGGGGATCGCTACAGAGATTACGCTCAGGATACTCAAAGCCCCGCAGAGCATTCGCGTTCTTTTGGCGGACTTCACCACCGTCGAGGCGGCGGGCAAAGCAGTTGCAGACATCATCGGAGCGGGGATTATCCCGGCGGGCATGGAGATCATGGACAACCTCAGCATCAACGCCGTGGAGGACGTAGTTGCCACCAACTGTTATCCCCGTGATGCCGGAGCCATTCTCCTCATCGAGGTGGACGGGCTTGAAGTCGAGGTGGCAGCCCTTGCCCGTCTGGTTGAGGAAATCTGTACCCAAAACGCAGCCCGTTCGATCAAAACGGCGACCGACCCCGAGCAGCGCCTCAAGCTCTGGAAGGGGCGCAAGGCAGCATTCGCGGCGATGGGGCAGCTCAGCCCGAACTACTACGTTCAAGACGGGGTCATCCCTCGTACCAAGCTCACCTACGTCCTCCAGGAAATCGAACGCTTGGGGCAAAAATATGGCTATAGGGTGGCGAATGTCTTCCATGCCGGGGACGGCAACCTGCACCCGCTCATCCTCTACAACGGCAATATTCCGGGAGCCTTGGAGCAAGTAGAAACCTTGGGCGGCGAAATTTTGAAACTCTGTGTCGCTGTGGGCGGCAGCATCTCGGGCGAACACGGCATCGGCGCAGAGAAGCGTTGCTATATGCCTGCTATGTTCACCGAGGCAGATTTAGACACGATGCAGTGGGTCCGCAAAGTCTTCGACCCCAAAAACCTCGCCAACCCCGGCAAACTTTTCCCCTCGCCGCGCACCTGTGGGGAGGGAGCACGAACCCAAGCTCAGTTTAAGGGGACAGCGCTGTTCTAG
- a CDS encoding VOC family protein, which produces MLHHVSIRTRDIFAAMAFYEKLGFGVEERFTTGMTLACWLAGPHGRIELIQIPEPKPAPDSWLDEHYTGYYHLSLLVHDLTGLVTDLQNQGVTVLLEPRLQTIGGQDFQIAFICDQDGLPIELMEAVAI; this is translated from the coding sequence ATGCTCCACCACGTCTCAATTCGGACCCGTGATATCTTTGCTGCGATGGCGTTTTACGAAAAGTTGGGCTTTGGGGTGGAGGAGCGGTTCACCACCGGAATGACCCTCGCCTGCTGGCTCGCAGGACCCCATGGGCGGATCGAACTCATCCAGATCCCCGAGCCCAAACCCGCCCCCGATAGCTGGCTCGATGAGCATTACACGGGCTACTACCACCTCTCGCTGCTGGTGCATGACCTGACTGGACTCGTCACCGACCTCCAAAACCAGGGAGTCACGGTCCTGCTCGAACCCCGCCTTCAGACCATAGGCGGACAGGATTTTCAGATTGCTTTTATCTGTGACCAGGATGGACTGCCTATCGAACTGATGGAAGCCGTGGCGATATAG